A DNA window from Bacteroides sp. contains the following coding sequences:
- a CDS encoding CBS domain-containing protein, translating to MLAKDLLSDLVIPLKTSDEAASALAWMDELRISHMPIVNNEKFLGLVSEADILNLNALDEPLGNHKLSLTRPYVLHYQHFYDVIRLIATQKLSLVPVLDPKENYLGCITLSRVVEEMANISSVEQPGGIIVLEVNDHDYSLSEIARIVESNDAKVLSSYVNSFPESTRLEVTIKVNRIDLSSILQTFNRYNYSILASFSEESKFGELLNDRFESLMNYLNI from the coding sequence ATGCTGGCAAAAGACCTGTTGAGTGATCTGGTAATTCCACTTAAAACCTCAGACGAAGCGGCAAGTGCGCTGGCCTGGATGGATGAGTTGCGGATTTCGCATATGCCCATAGTGAACAACGAAAAATTCCTGGGGCTGGTATCAGAGGCGGATATCCTGAACCTGAACGCCCTGGATGAACCCCTGGGCAACCACAAGCTTTCCCTGACCCGCCCCTATGTGCTTCATTATCAGCATTTTTATGATGTTATCCGCTTAATTGCCACCCAGAAACTGAGCCTTGTGCCGGTGCTTGATCCCAAGGAAAACTACCTTGGCTGCATTACTTTAAGCCGGGTAGTAGAGGAAATGGCCAATATTTCCTCGGTGGAACAACCCGGGGGTATCATTGTTCTGGAGGTGAACGACCACGATTATTCGCTTTCAGAGATAGCACGTATTGTTGAGAGCAACGACGCAAAAGTCCTGAGCTCTTATGTCAATTCCTTTCCTGAGAGTACCCGCCTGGAAGTGACAATAAAGGTGAACAGGATTGACCTCTCATCCATCCTTCAGACTTTTAACCGATACAATTATAGTATTCTGGCTTCATTTTCAGAAGAAAGTAAATTTGGTGAATTATTAAACGACCGGTTCGAGTCGCTGATGAATTATCTGAACATATAA
- the malQ gene encoding 4-alpha-glucanotransferase: MKNERSSGVLLHITSLPGPYGIGTMGREAFEFVDFLVASGQKIWQILPLGHTGYGDSPYQCFSAFAGNPLLINLDKLLKEELLEENDLPHDLSFHDNAVDFGQVFTYKFPLLRKAYERFKANNHIVRQMQFENFVRKTEFWLEDYAFFMALKNHFGGKAWSEWDMQVKTRNPETLNRYREQLSDDIGFYRFLQFVFYRQWQELKAYANLNDIKIIGDIPLYVAADSADAWSNSEIFHFDEKLDPVAVAGVPPDYFSVTGQLWGNPIYKWEVLQEDGFSWWIERVKANLVLYDIIRIDHFRGLAAYWEVPFGEKTAIKGEWVNAPGQELLEALYEALGDLPIIAEDLGVITPDVVELRDSFELPGMKILQFAFDSGEENDFMPHTYDKNCVVYTGTHDNDTTLGQFKSVRDSDRLFMKEYFGVDERDPAWSFIKLAWSTVANMAITPLQDLLRLDTDARMNFPGKASGYWRWRYSKDMLKPSHAEELLKITRLYGRR, encoded by the coding sequence ATGAAAAACGAACGTTCAAGCGGAGTTTTATTGCATATCACTTCCCTGCCGGGTCCTTACGGCATAGGCACCATGGGCCGCGAAGCCTTTGAATTTGTTGATTTCCTGGTGGCCTCAGGGCAAAAGATTTGGCAGATCCTGCCTTTGGGTCACACTGGTTACGGTGACTCGCCCTATCAGTGCTTCTCAGCTTTTGCCGGAAACCCCCTGCTGATCAATCTGGATAAATTGCTGAAAGAAGAACTCCTGGAGGAAAATGACCTCCCCCACGATCTTTCCTTTCATGATAATGCCGTGGATTTTGGCCAGGTATTTACTTACAAATTTCCGTTGCTGCGAAAAGCCTATGAGCGCTTTAAGGCAAACAACCACATCGTCAGGCAAATGCAGTTTGAGAATTTTGTCAGAAAAACTGAATTTTGGCTTGAGGATTACGCTTTCTTTATGGCCCTGAAAAACCACTTTGGGGGTAAAGCCTGGTCAGAATGGGATATGCAGGTAAAGACCCGCAATCCTGAAACCCTGAATCGCTATCGTGAACAGCTGTCGGACGACATAGGTTTTTACCGTTTTCTGCAATTTGTGTTTTACAGGCAATGGCAGGAACTGAAAGCATATGCCAACCTGAATGACATCAAGATCATTGGCGACATCCCATTGTACGTGGCTGCTGACAGCGCTGATGCATGGTCCAACTCCGAAATCTTTCATTTTGATGAGAAACTGGACCCTGTTGCCGTGGCGGGCGTACCCCCCGATTACTTCAGCGTCACCGGGCAACTATGGGGTAATCCCATTTACAAATGGGAGGTGCTCCAGGAAGATGGTTTTTCCTGGTGGATTGAACGGGTAAAGGCCAACCTGGTGCTTTATGATATCATCCGCATCGACCATTTTCGGGGACTGGCTGCCTATTGGGAAGTGCCTTTCGGTGAGAAAACCGCCATCAAGGGCGAATGGGTCAATGCCCCCGGGCAGGAATTGCTCGAAGCGCTTTACGAGGCCCTGGGCGACCTCCCCATCATTGCTGAGGACCTGGGGGTTATCACACCCGATGTGGTGGAACTGCGCGATAGCTTTGAGTTGCCCGGCATGAAGATCCTTCAGTTTGCCTTCGATTCAGGCGAAGAAAACGACTTTATGCCACATACCTATGATAAGAATTGCGTGGTTTACACTGGCACCCATGATAACGATACCACCCTTGGGCAGTTTAAATCAGTTCGGGATTCGGATCGCTTGTTTATGAAGGAATATTTTGGCGTGGATGAGCGTGATCCTGCTTGGTCGTTTATCAAACTGGCCTGGAGCACTGTGGCCAATATGGCCATCACGCCCCTTCAGGACTTGCTCAGGTTGGATACCGATGCCCGGATGAATTTCCCAGGTAAAGCTTCAGGCTATTGGAGGTGGCGCTATAGCAAGGATATGCTTAAACCTTCACACGCCGAAGAATTGCTGAAGATTACCCGGCTCTATGGTCGCCGGTAA
- a CDS encoding MFS transporter — protein sequence MSFGFLGIQFGFALQNANVSRIFETLGADVGSIPILWIAAPVTGLIVQPIIGHMSDNTWNRLGRRRPYFLFGAIMASIALLIMPNSPMLWVAAGMLWIMDASINISMEPFRAFVGDMLPPEQRTKGFAMQSFFIGIGAVVASALPYILTNWLNVPNVAAEGQIPLSVKYSFYIGAAAFFTAVLWTVLTTKEYSPEQLASFEAGKSDEERLKQHERDMLLPAERFLKSAPFWIILGLLFSVLVYLFKLEGELYILTVGITLFGLIQLVTGRMIRSGKPGNGFVVVINDLFRMPKTMGQLAVVQFFSWFALFSLWIYTTAAVTSHVYGTSDPTTELYNKGADWVGIMFAVYNGFAALVAFLLPVLAKWTNRRVTHSIALVAGGIGLISIYFVKDPNMLILSMLGVGLAWSSILSMPYAILTGSLPAHKMGTYMGIFNFFIVIPQILAATILGFFVTKIAGGHAIWALVLGGISFFIAAVVVMFVQDEDEKIIKQQESTLTHSEL from the coding sequence ATGAGTTTCGGATTTCTGGGCATCCAGTTTGGTTTTGCCCTTCAGAATGCCAACGTAAGCCGCATTTTTGAAACCCTTGGGGCTGACGTTGGGAGTATCCCTATCCTATGGATTGCAGCCCCGGTAACAGGGTTAATCGTTCAGCCCATCATCGGTCATATGAGCGACAACACCTGGAATCGCCTGGGCAGACGCAGGCCTTATTTTCTTTTTGGTGCTATCATGGCATCCATTGCACTGTTGATAATGCCCAACAGCCCGATGCTTTGGGTTGCAGCAGGAATGCTATGGATCATGGATGCCTCTATCAACATCTCCATGGAGCCTTTTAGAGCCTTTGTGGGCGATATGCTTCCTCCTGAACAGCGCACCAAAGGCTTTGCCATGCAGAGCTTCTTTATCGGTATTGGTGCCGTGGTGGCCAGCGCATTACCCTACATCCTCACCAACTGGCTCAATGTGCCCAATGTGGCAGCCGAAGGACAGATCCCCCTGTCGGTGAAATACTCCTTTTACATTGGTGCTGCTGCCTTTTTTACTGCTGTCTTGTGGACAGTGCTTACCACTAAAGAGTACAGCCCCGAACAACTGGCCAGTTTTGAAGCCGGCAAAAGTGATGAGGAACGGTTAAAACAGCACGAACGTGATATGCTGCTTCCGGCTGAACGATTTTTGAAAAGTGCACCCTTTTGGATTATCTTGGGTTTGCTGTTTTCTGTGTTGGTTTATCTTTTTAAACTGGAAGGCGAGCTATACATCCTAACCGTTGGAATTACGCTCTTTGGCTTGATTCAGTTAGTGACCGGGCGCATGATAAGGTCGGGTAAGCCTGGCAACGGATTTGTGGTAGTAATCAACGACTTGTTCAGAATGCCTAAAACCATGGGACAACTTGCCGTGGTACAGTTCTTTTCCTGGTTCGCCTTGTTTTCGCTTTGGATCTATACAACGGCTGCCGTTACCTCTCACGTATATGGTACCAGTGACCCTACCACAGAGCTATACAACAAGGGCGCCGACTGGGTGGGAATCATGTTTGCCGTATACAACGGTTTTGCGGCCCTGGTGGCTTTCCTGCTTCCTGTTCTGGCCAAATGGACCAACCGCAGGGTCACCCATAGTATCGCACTGGTTGCTGGTGGTATTGGATTGATTTCAATTTATTTTGTTAAAGACCCCAATATGCTAATATTGTCAATGCTTGGTGTAGGCTTGGCTTGGTCGAGTATCCTCTCCATGCCTTATGCCATCCTGACCGGATCGCTTCCTGCGCACAAAATGGGCACCTATATGGGCATCTTTAACTTCTTTATTGTCATCCCTCAAATTCTTGCAGCAACCATCCTGGGTTTTTTTGTTACAAAGATTGCTGGAGGTCATGCCATTTGGGCACTGGTTCTCGGTGGCATATCCTTTTTTATTGCAGCCGTTGTTGTGATGTTTGTGCAGGATGAAGACGAAAAAATCATTAAACAACAAGAATCCACGCTAACTCATTCAGAATTATGA
- a CDS encoding pyridoxine 5'-phosphate synthase, protein MTRLSVNINKIATLRNARGGNVPDLVKAAIDCERYGAQGITVHPRPDERHIRYRDVYDLKPVVKTEFNIEGYPSKKFLQLIAEIRPAQATLVPDPPNALTSNAGWNTIKHADFLKDIIAEIQGYGVRTSIFIETDEEMIFRAADSGTDRVELYTEPYAANYPLNREAAIAPFVKAAEAANKAGLAINAGHDLSLENLKYFAQHIPHLLEVSIGHALISDALYFGLENTIQLYLRQLEV, encoded by the coding sequence ATGACCCGTTTAAGTGTTAACATCAACAAAATTGCCACCCTGCGCAATGCCCGCGGTGGCAATGTCCCCGACCTGGTGAAAGCCGCCATCGACTGTGAACGTTACGGGGCCCAGGGCATTACCGTCCACCCCCGTCCCGACGAGCGTCACATCCGCTACCGCGATGTTTACGACCTGAAACCTGTTGTCAAAACGGAGTTTAACATTGAAGGTTATCCCTCTAAGAAATTCCTGCAACTCATCGCTGAGATCAGGCCGGCCCAGGCCACCCTGGTGCCCGATCCGCCCAATGCCCTGACCTCCAATGCAGGATGGAACACCATCAAGCACGCTGACTTCCTGAAAGATATCATCGCCGAGATCCAGGGCTACGGGGTGCGTACCTCCATTTTTATTGAAACCGATGAAGAAATGATCTTCCGGGCAGCTGATAGTGGCACCGACCGGGTGGAGTTGTACACAGAACCTTATGCCGCCAACTATCCCCTTAACCGCGAGGCCGCCATCGCGCCTTTCGTTAAGGCTGCCGAGGCCGCTAATAAAGCAGGCTTGGCCATTAATGCAGGCCACGATCTAAGCCTTGAAAACCTGAAATACTTTGCACAGCACATTCCCCATTTGCTTGAGGTTTCCATTGGACACGCGCTGATCTCCGATGCCTTATACTTTGGCCTGGAAAACACCATTCAGCTTTATCTCCGTCAACTTGAAGTTTAA